Proteins from a single region of Natronocella acetinitrilica:
- a CDS encoding DUF1289 domain-containing protein has product MAKRIDSPCVSVCQFKGDVCVGCGRNKVEIKAWHGMKRKEKILVGKRAAQRLKKVAR; this is encoded by the coding sequence GTGGCGAAGCGTATCGACAGCCCCTGCGTCAGTGTCTGCCAGTTCAAGGGCGATGTCTGTGTGGGTTGCGGGCGCAACAAGGTGGAGATCAAGGCATGGCACGGCATGAAGCGGAAGGAGAAAATCCTTGTCGGCAAGCGTGCGGCGCAACGCCTTAAGAAGGTTGCACGATAG
- a CDS encoding DUF1499 domain-containing protein — protein MSKRGSFSATLAWTGLALMMLGLLPVVGVGPAYRTGVLPLGVAFDGLRYGTHAALTATALGLAGLIGVLRHGRVAATAAAVVAVAGGLSTSALPILHWQQAQDAPPIHDITTDTNDPPPFEALASAREQAPNAVDYPGEETARQQREAYPEIEPLIRSEEPAVVMEAVETVALARGWHVAYVGDTRLEATATTTWFGFEDDVVVRLREENGGTRVDVRSASRLGVGDAGANAARISAYLDTLERELEGP, from the coding sequence ATGTCGAAACGAGGCAGTTTCTCCGCAACCCTTGCCTGGACCGGTCTCGCCCTGATGATGCTCGGGCTTCTCCCGGTTGTTGGCGTGGGTCCCGCCTACCGCACTGGGGTGCTGCCCTTGGGAGTGGCTTTCGATGGCCTCCGTTACGGCACCCATGCGGCCCTTACCGCGACGGCCCTGGGGCTGGCGGGCCTGATTGGGGTGCTGCGCCATGGCCGTGTCGCCGCCACTGCCGCTGCCGTCGTGGCGGTGGCCGGCGGCCTGTCCACGAGCGCCCTGCCGATCCTGCACTGGCAACAGGCGCAGGATGCGCCGCCCATCCACGACATCACCACCGACACCAATGATCCACCGCCGTTCGAGGCGCTGGCCAGCGCCCGGGAGCAGGCTCCGAATGCGGTGGACTACCCCGGAGAGGAGACTGCCCGACAGCAGCGGGAGGCCTATCCGGAGATCGAGCCGCTCATTCGCTCCGAGGAGCCGGCGGTGGTGATGGAGGCAGTGGAGACCGTGGCGCTGGCCCGCGGCTGGCACGTGGCGTACGTCGGTGACACTCGCCTGGAGGCGACTGCCACCACCACCTGGTTCGGCTTCGAGGACGATGTGGTTGTCCGGTTGCGGGAGGAGAACGGAGGCACGCGGGTGGATGTGCGCTCGGCATCCCGGCTGGGAGTGGGCGACGCCGGCGCCAACGCGGCGCGCATCAGCGCCTACCTCGACACCCTGGAGCGCGAACTAGAGGGGCCGTGA
- a CDS encoding ABC transporter ATP-binding protein — MTAPLLKASNLSVTVNGARPLDCANIDIAAGEVLGILGPNGSGKSTCLKVLAGVLSPASGTIQLCGRDWAAWQPLERARRIAYLPQQADIYWDFRVDDLLALGASRGQRFAGWPFTTASTGATDVARLVQEFELEALQRRRFDTLSGGEQARVLFASAAAARPAILLADEPTASLDVCHQLALMRRLRELASDMALVLVLHDLNLAARFVDRVVLFRDGRTVLEGPTAAVLASPEVDRTFQVRFQRLPMGEQTLLMAE, encoded by the coding sequence ATGACCGCACCTCTGCTCAAGGCCAGCAACCTCTCCGTGACGGTGAACGGCGCCCGCCCGCTGGACTGCGCCAATATCGACATTGCCGCCGGCGAGGTGCTGGGCATCCTCGGGCCCAACGGCTCCGGCAAGAGCACCTGCCTGAAAGTGCTGGCCGGCGTGCTGTCACCGGCGAGCGGCACGATACAGCTCTGCGGGCGCGACTGGGCGGCCTGGCAGCCGCTGGAGCGAGCCCGCCGCATCGCCTATCTGCCGCAGCAGGCCGACATCTACTGGGACTTCCGCGTCGACGATTTACTGGCGCTGGGAGCGAGCCGGGGACAACGATTCGCAGGCTGGCCCTTCACCACCGCGAGCACCGGGGCAACGGACGTGGCGCGGCTGGTACAGGAGTTCGAGCTGGAAGCACTGCAACGGCGTCGCTTCGACACATTGTCCGGGGGCGAGCAGGCGCGCGTGCTGTTCGCCTCGGCGGCGGCGGCGCGGCCCGCCATCCTGCTCGCCGACGAGCCCACCGCCAGCCTGGATGTCTGCCACCAACTGGCGCTGATGCGCCGTCTCCGGGAACTGGCCAGCGACATGGCGCTGGTGTTGGTGCTGCACGACCTCAACCTGGCGGCCCGCTTCGTCGACCGCGTGGTGCTGTTCCGCGACGGCCGCACGGTACTTGAAGGACCAACCGCTGCGGTGCTGGCATCCCCCGAGGTGGACCGCACCTTCCAGGTCCGCTTCCAGCGTCTGCCCATGGGGGAGCAGACGCTACTGATGGCCGAGTGA
- a CDS encoding FecCD family ABC transporter permease gives MNALLARHPVPGVALLLLACFVSGVWLGAELLPPAALWAAVSDGGSTLGNIILHWRLPRVLAAFCVGACLGMAGAVFQGVFRNPLAEPYLLGSASGASVGAAIAILAPLALPTAIGLPLLAFVGAWGATWIVVLIASSAGVRQTHALILAGVAIAAMLTSIRSLLMLVLSDDTMSLQAILAWTLGAIQTPHWGELALLAPLTGLGLLACLLLARGLDVLGLGPDVAANMGLSVQAFMHRAVLVAAAVTAVAVVWGGLIGFVGLVVPHVIRWWLGPSHRRLILYSALAAGGLLMVFDGLARALLPPAEIPLGLLTVLLGAPFFLYILVREARR, from the coding sequence ATGAACGCATTGCTGGCACGTCATCCGGTACCGGGCGTCGCCCTGCTGCTGCTCGCCTGTTTCGTGAGCGGTGTCTGGCTCGGCGCCGAACTGCTGCCGCCGGCGGCACTGTGGGCTGCCGTGTCCGACGGCGGCTCCACCCTGGGCAACATTATCCTGCACTGGCGGCTGCCCCGGGTACTGGCCGCCTTCTGTGTCGGTGCCTGCCTGGGCATGGCCGGTGCCGTGTTCCAGGGCGTGTTCCGCAACCCGCTGGCAGAGCCCTACCTGCTTGGCAGCGCCTCCGGCGCCTCGGTGGGTGCGGCCATCGCCATCCTCGCGCCACTGGCGCTGCCCACCGCCATCGGCTTGCCGCTACTGGCCTTCGTCGGCGCCTGGGGGGCAACGTGGATCGTGGTGCTCATCGCCAGCAGCGCCGGCGTACGCCAGACCCATGCCCTGATTCTCGCCGGCGTCGCCATCGCCGCCATGCTCACCAGTATTCGCAGCCTGCTCATGCTGGTGCTGTCCGATGACACCATGAGCCTGCAGGCCATCCTCGCCTGGACCCTGGGCGCGATCCAGACGCCGCACTGGGGCGAGCTGGCACTGCTGGCCCCGCTCACCGGCCTGGGGCTGCTGGCCTGCCTGCTGCTGGCGCGTGGCCTGGACGTGCTGGGCCTGGGGCCGGACGTCGCCGCCAACATGGGGCTTTCGGTGCAAGCCTTCATGCACCGGGCGGTGCTGGTGGCGGCGGCGGTCACTGCCGTCGCCGTGGTCTGGGGCGGGCTCATCGGCTTCGTCGGCCTGGTCGTACCCCACGTGATTCGCTGGTGGCTGGGGCCGTCCCACCGGCGGCTGATTCTCTACTCCGCCCTCGCCGCCGGCGGCCTGCTGATGGTGTTCGACGGGCTGGCCCGGGCGCTGCTGCCACCGGCGGAAATTCCCCTGGGGCTGCTCACCGTTCTGCTGGGGGCGCCGTTTTTTCTTTACATTCTGGTTCGCGAGGCCCGCCGATGA
- a CDS encoding ABC transporter substrate-binding protein yields the protein MRRRYRLPLAVLLAVASVLPSAVMAEFPRTVVDALGREVTIAQPPQRIISIFASNTELLAALELTDRIVGIEDYTRYPRGIRDGRAIVGGRLGFSAEAMARLEPDLVVVTPARQAAATLLRPMEAAGIPVVVLLHRDLEQVFDNLRFLGRVTGEEAVAEAAVEALQARLEQVRVRIADAPPRHVYFETGETDRGGFMTIRPGTYTFDALVAAGGRSVFPDLTGLSQVSGEAVIQADPEVILVARRDMDPTGVAGRVGWQRTTAVRHGAVHPVNRSLLLIPGPRVVDGVEQMARLLHPERFPEP from the coding sequence GTGAGGCGTCGGTATCGCCTGCCCTTGGCAGTCCTGTTGGCGGTGGCCTCTGTGCTCCCGTCAGCGGTCATGGCGGAGTTTCCCCGCACGGTGGTGGATGCACTGGGGCGCGAGGTCACCATTGCGCAGCCGCCACAGCGCATTATCTCCATCTTCGCCAGCAATACGGAGCTGCTGGCCGCCCTGGAGCTGACGGATCGCATCGTCGGCATTGAGGACTACACCCGGTATCCGCGAGGCATCCGCGACGGGCGGGCCATTGTCGGCGGTCGCCTCGGCTTTTCCGCCGAGGCCATGGCCCGCCTTGAGCCGGACCTCGTGGTGGTGACCCCTGCCCGCCAGGCCGCCGCCACCTTGCTACGGCCGATGGAAGCCGCCGGCATTCCCGTAGTGGTGCTGCTGCACCGCGACCTGGAACAGGTATTCGACAACCTGCGCTTCCTGGGCCGGGTCACCGGCGAGGAGGCGGTGGCGGAAGCCGCCGTCGAGGCGCTGCAGGCGCGACTGGAGCAGGTTCGTGTGCGCATCGCCGACGCGCCGCCGCGACACGTCTATTTCGAAACCGGGGAAACGGACCGCGGCGGGTTCATGACCATACGCCCCGGCACTTACACCTTCGATGCCCTTGTTGCGGCGGGCGGGCGCAGCGTGTTTCCCGATCTGACCGGGCTCAGCCAGGTCTCCGGCGAGGCCGTGATTCAGGCCGACCCGGAGGTCATTCTGGTGGCGCGTCGCGACATGGACCCGACGGGCGTGGCAGGCCGGGTTGGCTGGCAGCGGACCACGGCAGTGCGCCATGGTGCCGTTCACCCCGTGAACCGCAGCCTGCTGCTGATTCCCGGTCCACGCGTGGTGGACGGTGTGGAACAGATGGCCCGCCTGCTCCACCCGGAGCGTTTCCCGGAGCCATGA
- a CDS encoding TonB-dependent receptor, giving the protein MPRVPAASLIAIATVIGSAPVNDVHAQPGFSLGPMVVTPGRRAEPQSQVAATVQVIDEERIRASGAQSVTDLLAEHAVGFFSEWTPAQTSMNIRGGASDGQGRDFRGQVNVLLNGRRAGTANLSKLSLNDVRRIEIVRGPASVAYGSQAMGGVVNIITRTGADTPTTGFTARTGSWNLREGHVFTGGALDGIDYYLSGNLALQNDYESGRGSEERMVNTAWERRGGLASLGGDLPNGHRLELTARSDGVYDAGFRGSAWNFENTDNRINRSLDLVYDGFSEDGRLGWNVHGYLVRDIDEFNWANPRLDWETFYNERILDIQGLRLLGDVALRPSTDLRAGIDWEYSELRNDRLVLTGDGEQVGGPPAAPQDNDHDERVVGLWTEGLQRVWDDRVTLRAGARYTDGRTSIRPTVGRDDLRSNTERYDEWTYSLGAAWRIDPRFTGRIGYATGFRAPTATELAADFAVLAGGQVIGNPNLDPERSEQVEVGVSGYLPATFVDLALFRNVISDRIVTEPLDDDRRRYANSDDPVEMVGLELQSEIDLAALIDIDALWRLQANGTYHFRMRDRAAPSAANTDRAQRIHKYEAGLSMVVGEPARWDVRLTGILRGPVWYRTEERLLIPEAEPSREFVHKKNAFWVLNLRGSIAVTRNVRVFAGINNLLDKNEHPLFIALNETPYISDPEFSNGGRGNSMPGRMWFAGVSAEF; this is encoded by the coding sequence ATGCCCCGCGTACCCGCCGCGAGCCTGATCGCCATTGCAACCGTTATCGGTAGCGCGCCTGTCAATGATGTCCATGCCCAGCCCGGTTTTTCCCTCGGCCCAATGGTGGTCACGCCGGGCCGCCGGGCGGAGCCCCAGAGCCAGGTCGCTGCAACGGTGCAGGTCATCGACGAGGAGCGCATCCGCGCCTCCGGCGCCCAGTCGGTGACCGACCTGCTGGCGGAGCATGCGGTGGGCTTTTTCAGCGAATGGACACCGGCCCAGACTTCGATGAATATCCGTGGCGGCGCCTCCGACGGCCAGGGGCGTGACTTCCGCGGGCAGGTCAATGTACTGCTGAACGGCCGTCGCGCCGGCACCGCCAACCTGTCCAAGCTCAGTCTGAATGACGTGCGCCGCATCGAGATCGTGCGCGGCCCGGCCTCCGTGGCCTACGGTAGCCAGGCCATGGGCGGTGTGGTCAACATCATTACCCGCACCGGTGCCGACACGCCCACCACCGGCTTCACCGCCCGCACCGGGAGCTGGAACCTGCGCGAGGGGCACGTCTTCACCGGTGGTGCCCTGGACGGCATCGACTACTACCTCTCCGGCAACCTGGCGCTACAGAATGACTACGAATCCGGCCGCGGCAGCGAGGAGCGGATGGTCAATACCGCCTGGGAGCGGCGCGGCGGCCTTGCCAGCCTTGGCGGGGATCTGCCCAACGGCCACCGGCTGGAACTCACCGCCCGCAGCGACGGCGTCTATGACGCCGGCTTCCGCGGCTCGGCCTGGAACTTCGAGAATACCGACAACCGCATCAACCGTTCCCTGGATCTGGTCTACGACGGCTTCTCCGAGGACGGCCGCCTGGGCTGGAACGTCCACGGCTATCTGGTCCGGGATATCGACGAGTTCAACTGGGCCAACCCGCGTCTGGACTGGGAGACCTTCTACAACGAGCGGATTCTGGACATCCAGGGCCTGCGCCTGCTGGGCGACGTGGCCCTGCGGCCCAGCACCGATCTGCGCGCCGGCATTGACTGGGAGTACAGCGAACTGCGCAACGACCGCCTGGTGCTGACCGGCGACGGCGAGCAGGTGGGCGGCCCGCCGGCGGCGCCCCAGGACAACGACCACGACGAGCGCGTGGTAGGCCTGTGGACCGAGGGCCTGCAGCGGGTCTGGGATGATCGCGTGACCCTGCGCGCCGGCGCCCGCTACACCGATGGCCGCACCTCGATTCGCCCCACCGTCGGTCGCGACGACCTGCGCAGCAACACCGAGCGCTACGACGAGTGGACCTACAGCCTGGGGGCGGCCTGGCGCATCGACCCACGCTTCACCGGCCGCATCGGCTACGCCACCGGCTTCCGCGCCCCCACCGCCACGGAGCTGGCGGCGGATTTCGCCGTGCTGGCGGGCGGTCAGGTCATCGGCAATCCGAACCTGGACCCCGAGCGCAGCGAGCAGGTCGAGGTGGGCGTCAGCGGCTACCTGCCCGCCACCTTTGTCGATCTGGCACTGTTCCGCAACGTCATTTCCGACCGCATCGTCACCGAGCCGCTGGACGACGACCGGCGGCGCTACGCCAACAGTGACGATCCGGTGGAGATGGTGGGGCTGGAACTGCAGTCGGAAATCGACCTCGCCGCCCTGATCGACATCGATGCACTCTGGCGCCTGCAGGCCAACGGCACCTATCACTTCCGCATGCGCGACCGCGCTGCGCCGTCCGCCGCCAATACCGATCGTGCGCAGCGCATCCACAAGTACGAGGCAGGGCTCAGCATGGTGGTCGGAGAGCCGGCGCGCTGGGATGTGCGGCTCACCGGCATCCTGCGCGGCCCGGTCTGGTACCGGACCGAGGAGCGGCTGCTCATCCCCGAGGCCGAACCGTCACGGGAGTTCGTGCACAAAAAAAATGCGTTCTGGGTATTGAACCTGCGGGGCAGCATCGCGGTGACCCGCAACGTGCGGGTGTTCGCCGGCATCAACAACCTGCTGGATAAAAACGAGCACCCGCTGTTCATCGCCCTGAACGAGACCCCTTACATCTCGGACCCGGAGTTCTCGAACGGCGGTCGCGGTAACAGCATGCCCGGGCGGATGTGGTTCGCCGGCGTGAGTGCGGAGTTCTAG
- the pgi gene encoding glucose-6-phosphate isomerase codes for MFQLTRSVTWQALQRLRDETASDRISDYFRADPQRFDKMSLRVGGLFLDYSKHHVSGTVLNRLLELAHHSALVQRRAQMFSGDIINVTEDRPVLHTALRNLGDTPVHQADGRDVMPEIRATREQIRQFSEAVRNGEWKGYNGKRIKDVVNIGIGGSDLGPNMACRALLNYKHPDLNFHFVSNVDGTHIQKVLRGLDPATTLFIVSTKTFSTQETLINARTARRWFVEQAGDEADIGAHFVAASTNRKAATQFGIREENVFEFWAWVGGRYSMWSSIGLPIALSIGFDGFMELLRGAFEMDQHFIEAPLEANMPVLMALIGIWYINFMGAETHAIVPYDQALHQLPSFLQQLDMESNGKSVDIFGQQVNYKTGPIVWGQTGSNGQHAFFQLLHQGTRYAPIDFIASLKPEPGFEDHHFALLTNMLAQANAFMEGSQEGSRLKHDSCPGNRPSSVLLLDALTPRNLGALIALYEHKVFVQGVIWNINSFDQWGVQLGKRIAGEISERIDTNVDDFDASTQGLLHLVRQHFEGQSAPKKNRKG; via the coding sequence ATGTTCCAGCTGACGCGCAGCGTGACCTGGCAGGCCCTGCAGCGGCTGCGTGATGAAACGGCCAGCGACCGCATCAGCGATTACTTTCGCGCCGATCCCCAGCGCTTCGACAAGATGAGCCTGCGGGTAGGCGGGCTTTTCCTGGACTATTCCAAGCACCACGTTTCCGGCACGGTGCTGAACCGACTGCTGGAACTCGCCCATCATTCGGCTCTGGTCCAGCGCCGGGCGCAGATGTTCTCCGGTGACATCATCAATGTGACCGAGGATCGACCGGTGCTCCACACCGCCCTGCGCAACCTGGGGGATACCCCCGTGCATCAGGCCGACGGCCGGGACGTGATGCCGGAAATCCGTGCCACCCGCGAGCAGATCAGGCAGTTTTCCGAAGCTGTACGTAATGGCGAATGGAAGGGCTACAACGGCAAACGGATCAAGGATGTGGTGAACATCGGCATCGGTGGGTCCGATCTGGGGCCCAACATGGCCTGCCGCGCGTTGCTGAACTACAAACACCCGGATCTCAACTTCCACTTCGTGTCCAACGTGGACGGCACCCACATTCAGAAGGTGCTGCGCGGCCTGGACCCGGCGACCACGCTTTTTATCGTCTCTACCAAGACCTTCTCCACCCAGGAGACGCTGATCAACGCCCGCACGGCGCGCCGCTGGTTTGTTGAACAGGCTGGCGACGAGGCCGATATCGGCGCCCATTTCGTGGCCGCTTCCACCAACCGCAAGGCGGCCACGCAATTCGGCATCCGCGAGGAGAACGTGTTCGAATTCTGGGCCTGGGTCGGAGGCCGGTACTCCATGTGGTCCTCCATCGGCCTGCCCATCGCCCTGTCCATCGGTTTCGACGGCTTCATGGAATTGCTGCGCGGGGCTTTCGAAATGGATCAGCACTTCATCGAAGCACCACTGGAAGCCAATATGCCAGTGTTGATGGCCTTGATCGGTATCTGGTACATCAACTTCATGGGTGCCGAAACTCACGCAATCGTGCCCTACGACCAGGCCCTGCATCAGCTGCCATCGTTTTTGCAGCAACTGGACATGGAATCCAACGGCAAGTCCGTGGATATCTTCGGCCAGCAGGTCAATTACAAGACCGGTCCCATCGTCTGGGGACAGACCGGCTCCAACGGTCAGCACGCTTTCTTTCAGCTACTGCACCAGGGCACCCGCTACGCCCCCATCGACTTCATTGCCTCGCTGAAGCCCGAACCGGGTTTCGAGGACCACCACTTCGCCCTGCTCACCAACATGCTTGCTCAGGCCAACGCCTTCATGGAAGGCAGCCAGGAAGGCAGCCGGCTGAAGCACGACAGCTGTCCGGGGAATCGTCCCTCCAGCGTGCTGCTGCTAGACGCGCTCACTCCGCGCAACCTGGGCGCGTTGATCGCGCTCTACGAGCACAAGGTATTCGTTCAGGGCGTGATCTGGAACATCAATTCCTTCGACCAGTGGGGTGTGCAGCTGGGCAAACGCATTGCCGGCGAAATCAGCGAGCGCATCGATACCAACGTGGACGACTTCGACGCTTCCACCCAGGGGCTTTTGCATCTGGTGCGACAACACTTTGAAGGCCAGAGCGCACCGAAGAAGAACCGAAAGGGCTGA
- the xth gene encoding exodeoxyribonuclease III → MKLASWNVNSLKVRLPQVLEWLESAKPDILGLQETKLTDDKFPVQAIAEAGYQVVYAGQKTYNGVAVLARAAMADPVTDIPGLDDPQRRVMAVTVGDLRFINLYVPNGSEVGSEKYDYKLGWLDKLHGWLADELKGHDKLVVVGDFNIAPADADVHDPEEWRGKILFSEPEHAALHRLEALGLTDTFRLFPQEEGIFSWWDYRMNNFRRNRGLRIDLILASDTLKAACTASRVDLEPRRWERPSDHAPVVAEFDL, encoded by the coding sequence ATGAAACTCGCTTCCTGGAACGTCAATTCCCTCAAGGTTCGCCTGCCCCAGGTCCTGGAATGGCTGGAATCCGCAAAGCCGGACATCCTCGGCCTGCAGGAGACCAAGCTCACCGACGACAAGTTTCCGGTGCAGGCCATTGCCGAGGCGGGCTATCAGGTCGTCTATGCCGGGCAGAAAACCTACAACGGTGTAGCGGTTCTGGCCCGCGCAGCCATGGCCGACCCGGTCACCGACATCCCCGGCCTGGACGATCCGCAACGACGGGTCATGGCCGTCACCGTGGGCGATCTGCGCTTCATCAATCTCTATGTGCCCAACGGCTCGGAAGTGGGATCAGAGAAGTACGACTACAAGCTGGGCTGGCTGGACAAACTCCACGGCTGGCTGGCTGACGAACTGAAGGGCCACGACAAGCTCGTGGTGGTTGGCGATTTCAACATTGCCCCTGCCGATGCCGACGTCCACGACCCGGAGGAGTGGCGTGGCAAGATCCTTTTCAGCGAGCCGGAGCATGCAGCCCTGCATCGGCTGGAGGCACTGGGACTCACCGATACCTTTCGCCTGTTCCCCCAGGAGGAGGGAATATTCTCCTGGTGGGATTACCGCATGAACAACTTCCGCCGCAATCGCGGCCTGCGCATTGATCTCATCCTCGCCAGCGACACGCTCAAGGCCGCCTGCACCGCAAGCCGGGTAGATTTGGAACCGCGGCGCTGGGAGCGGCCGTCGGACCACGCTCCGGTGGTGGCAGAGTTCGATCTGTAG
- a CDS encoding HIT family protein: METPQVSDCIFCQIASGQLPAATVVETDDILVILDAFPSSQGHSLILPKAHHTDLMQMPPDLLAQCAKASRQVAQALMQALEPDGIAVTQFNGAAAGQTVFHYHQHVIPRWQGQDWRSHGRVKADIEDLHALAERIRASLDW; this comes from the coding sequence GTGGAGACCCCGCAAGTGTCCGACTGCATCTTTTGCCAGATCGCCAGCGGGCAACTGCCCGCGGCGACCGTGGTTGAAACCGACGACATTCTGGTCATCCTGGACGCCTTTCCTTCGTCGCAAGGTCACAGCCTGATACTGCCCAAGGCGCACCACACGGATCTGATGCAGATGCCGCCGGACCTGCTTGCCCAGTGTGCCAAGGCATCAAGACAGGTAGCACAGGCGCTGATGCAGGCGCTGGAACCAGACGGCATCGCGGTAACCCAGTTCAACGGGGCGGCTGCCGGCCAGACCGTCTTTCACTACCACCAGCATGTAATTCCACGCTGGCAGGGGCAGGACTGGCGCAGTCACGGCAGGGTGAAGGCGGATATCGAGGACCTCCATGCCCTGGCGGAACGCATCCGTGCAAGTCTCGACTGGTAA
- the prlC gene encoding oligopeptidase A: MSNPLLDTDQLPRFKDIRPEHVEPAIDALLAENRDLLDKALASGGPYTYDSLVRPLEEANDRLSKAWSPVGHLNSVMNNDSLRAAYNACLPKLSAYATEVGQNEALFHAYQALRDSDDYVGLSTAQQRSIDNALRDFRLAGVDLAPEKKERYRQIASRLSELSSKFSENVLDATNAWKTVLPDAGRLTGLPQSSLDMLRQSAEQEGEQGYLLNLDFPCYFAVLAYADDRELRRELYEAFGTRASEQGPHAGQWDNAPLMEEILALRHEKAQLLGFASYAELSLATKMADSTDEVIAFLDNLAARAKPQADGELEELRQFARAELGMDDLQPWDVTYVSEKLRQARYQLSQEDLRPYFPANRVIDGLFQVVERLYGVTILERTSEVETWHPDVQFFEIRDGSNELRGQFYTDLYARQKKRGGAWMDECRVRRTTTSGIQTPVAYLTCNFTPPVGGKPALLTHGEVETLFHEFGHGLHHMLTRIDCAPVSGINGVPWDAVELPSQFMENWCWEREALDLFAAHYDTGERIPEPLYQRMRDAKNFQSAMQMVRQLEFSLFDFRLHAEYDPNAGGRIAEILDDVRAQVSVLPPPAWHRFPNSFGHIFAGGYAAGYYSYKWAEVLSADAYSRFEEEGVFSETAGRDFLTNILEKGGSEDLMELFVAFRGRKPSIDALLRHAGLAA; the protein is encoded by the coding sequence ATGTCGAACCCTTTACTCGATACCGATCAACTGCCGCGGTTCAAGGACATCAGACCGGAACACGTGGAGCCAGCCATTGATGCCTTGCTGGCCGAAAACCGTGATCTGCTGGACAAGGCGCTGGCGTCCGGCGGCCCCTATACCTACGACAGCCTGGTGCGGCCTCTGGAAGAGGCCAATGATCGCCTCAGCAAGGCCTGGTCGCCAGTGGGTCACCTGAATTCGGTGATGAACAACGATTCCCTGCGTGCCGCCTACAACGCCTGCCTGCCGAAACTCTCGGCCTACGCCACCGAGGTGGGTCAGAACGAGGCGCTATTCCACGCCTATCAGGCGCTGCGGGACAGTGATGACTATGTCGGGCTGAGCACCGCGCAGCAGCGCAGCATCGACAATGCCCTGCGGGATTTTCGCCTTGCAGGCGTCGACCTTGCGCCGGAGAAGAAAGAGCGCTATCGGCAGATTGCCAGCCGGTTGTCGGAGCTTTCCAGCAAGTTCTCCGAGAACGTACTCGACGCCACCAACGCGTGGAAGACGGTTCTGCCGGACGCCGGCCGACTGACCGGACTGCCCCAGTCCAGCCTGGACATGCTGCGTCAGTCGGCGGAGCAGGAGGGTGAACAGGGCTATCTGCTCAATCTGGACTTCCCCTGCTATTTTGCCGTCCTGGCCTATGCCGACGACCGGGAGCTGCGGCGCGAACTGTATGAGGCCTTTGGAACCCGGGCCTCGGAACAGGGCCCCCATGCCGGGCAATGGGACAACGCACCGCTGATGGAGGAAATCCTCGCCCTGCGTCACGAGAAAGCGCAGCTGCTCGGGTTCGCCAGTTATGCGGAGCTCTCACTGGCCACAAAGATGGCGGACTCCACCGACGAAGTCATCGCCTTCCTGGATAACCTGGCTGCCAGGGCCAAGCCCCAGGCCGACGGCGAGCTGGAGGAGCTACGCCAATTCGCCCGTGCCGAACTGGGCATGGACGACCTGCAACCCTGGGATGTCACTTATGTATCCGAGAAGCTGCGTCAGGCGCGCTATCAGCTTTCCCAGGAGGATCTGCGCCCCTACTTCCCCGCTAACCGGGTGATCGACGGGCTGTTCCAGGTGGTGGAACGCCTCTACGGGGTGACCATCCTGGAGCGCACCAGCGAAGTGGAGACCTGGCACCCGGACGTTCAGTTCTTCGAGATCCGCGATGGCAGCAATGAGCTGCGCGGCCAGTTCTACACCGACCTCTACGCCCGCCAGAAAAAACGTGGCGGCGCCTGGATGGATGAATGCCGTGTGCGCCGCACCACCACGTCCGGCATCCAGACGCCGGTGGCCTACCTCACCTGCAACTTCACCCCGCCGGTGGGGGGCAAACCTGCGTTGCTGACCCACGGTGAGGTGGAGACCCTGTTCCACGAATTCGGCCACGGGCTCCACCATATGCTCACCCGGATCGACTGCGCACCGGTGTCCGGTATCAACGGCGTGCCCTGGGATGCGGTAGAGCTGCCCAGCCAGTTCATGGAAAACTGGTGCTGGGAACGGGAGGCCCTGGACCTGTTCGCCGCTCATTACGACACCGGCGAGCGTATTCCAGAGCCCCTCTACCAGCGCATGCGGGACGCGAAGAACTTCCAGAGCGCCATGCAAATGGTGCGGCAACTGGAATTCAGCCTGTTCGATTTCCGACTCCACGCGGAGTACGACCCGAATGCCGGCGGGCGCATTGCCGAAATCCTTGATGATGTGCGGGCCCAGGTCTCGGTATTGCCACCGCCCGCATGGCACCGCTTCCCCAACAGCTTCGGCCATATTTTTGCCGGTGGCTATGCGGCAGGCTATTACAGCTACAAGTGGGCCGAGGTGCTGTCCGCCGACGCCTACTCCCGCTTCGAGGAAGAGGGGGTGTTCAGCGAAACGGCCGGGCGGGATTTCCTTACCAACATTCTGGAGAAGGGCGGCTCGGAGGACCTGATGGAGCTGTTCGTCGCCTTCCGTGGCCGCAAGCCGAGCATCGACGCCCTGCTCCGACACGCCGGTCTGGCTGCCTGA